One genomic region from Leptolyngbyaceae cyanobacterium JSC-12 encodes:
- a CDS encoding hypothetical protein (IMG reference gene:2510096332), with product MMLNPAVAYSLWLSVSTIALTQTAAVAQPSFNQLSTSQDFSPKLNLPTASQQTLFAARPGIPGRRVGAGSRLYDPHPAFSKHLIEA from the coding sequence ATGATGCTTAATCCTGCTGTCGCCTACTCTCTATGGCTGTCTGTGAGTACGATCGCCTTGACTCAAACTGCTGCAGTCGCTCAACCCTCATTCAATCAGCTTTCTACATCTCAGGACTTCAGCCCAAAGCTGAATTTACCTACTGCATCCCAGCAAACTCTTTTTGCTGCAAGACCAGGCATTCCAGGACGACGCGTAGGTGCAGGTAGCCGTCTCTATGATCCACATCCTGCTTTTTCTAAGCATCTAATAGAAGCCTGA
- a CDS encoding hypothetical protein (IMG reference gene:2510096333~PFAM: Uncharacterized protein family UPF0027) produces the protein MPYEALKLATPTPVLSWANHDLGTEETKMAKNVASLPFVFKHVALMPDVHLGKGALVGSVIATKDAIIPAAVGVDIGCGMCAIKTPFVAAQLEGKLKKIRQDIESMVPVGFNENKEVGKSVSNWQGWSQFKELHPGVQDLQPKAMRQMGSLGGGNHFIEICLDTDDQVWIMLHSGSRNIGNMLAQCHINTGKQLAKLAGNQLPDPDLAYFVAGTPEFDAYWRDLQWAQNYARVNRDVMMERVKRIVEKHLAGGKPTKPLLSVNCHHNYAEKEVHYGEEVYVTRKGAVRAQAGDYGIIPGSMGAKSFIVKGKGNHESYCSCSHGAGRQMSRNKAKLHFSLDDLIKQTEGVECRKDSGVLDEIPGAYKPIDQVMANQADLVEIVATLKQVVCVKG, from the coding sequence ATGCCTTACGAAGCATTGAAACTTGCAACACCAACTCCAGTTCTTTCCTGGGCAAATCACGACCTGGGAACCGAAGAAACTAAAATGGCGAAAAACGTCGCCTCCCTCCCATTTGTGTTTAAACACGTGGCGCTGATGCCGGATGTGCACCTGGGTAAGGGAGCGCTGGTTGGTTCCGTGATTGCCACCAAAGACGCCATTATTCCTGCGGCGGTAGGAGTAGATATTGGCTGTGGCATGTGCGCCATTAAAACCCCTTTCGTTGCCGCTCAACTGGAAGGCAAGCTGAAGAAAATCCGCCAGGATATCGAATCAATGGTTCCGGTCGGCTTCAACGAAAACAAAGAGGTCGGCAAGAGCGTTTCTAACTGGCAGGGATGGAGCCAGTTCAAAGAATTACACCCAGGCGTTCAGGATTTACAGCCTAAAGCCATGCGCCAGATGGGGTCGCTTGGTGGCGGCAATCATTTCATTGAAATTTGTCTGGATACTGACGATCAGGTGTGGATTATGTTGCACTCTGGTTCTCGTAATATCGGTAATATGCTGGCACAGTGCCACATCAACACCGGGAAGCAATTGGCAAAGCTGGCTGGCAACCAGCTTCCTGACCCAGACCTAGCGTATTTTGTTGCGGGTACACCGGAATTTGATGCCTACTGGCGTGATTTGCAATGGGCACAAAACTACGCCCGTGTGAACCGTGATGTGATGATGGAACGGGTAAAGCGCATTGTGGAGAAGCATTTGGCAGGAGGCAAGCCGACTAAACCATTACTTTCTGTCAACTGTCACCACAACTACGCCGAAAAGGAAGTGCACTATGGTGAGGAAGTGTATGTGACTCGTAAAGGGGCTGTGCGTGCCCAAGCGGGGGATTATGGCATCATTCCAGGATCAATGGGGGCGAAATCCTTCATTGTGAAGGGCAAGGGGAATCATGAAAGCTACTGCTCTTGCTCTCATGGGGCGGGACGACAAATGTCTCGCAACAAGGCGAAGCTACACTTCTCACTGGATGACTTGATCAAGCAAACGGAAGGAGTGGAATGCCGGAAAGATAGTGGTGTTCTGGATGAAATTCCGGGAGCTTACAAACCGATTGACCAGGTGATGGCAAATCAGGCAGATCTGGTCGAAATCGTGGCAACGTTGAAACAGGTTGTGTGTGTGAAAGGGTAA
- a CDS encoding MoxR-like ATPase (IMG reference gene:2510096334~PFAM: ATPase family associated with various cellular activities (AAA)) has protein sequence MTELNTAFDRLSEALSKIVVGQFSLVQQLMVALLAGGHVILEGVPGTGKTLTVKAIAQLVQAEFRRIQLTPDVLPSDILGTNIFDLNTRDFILKKGPVFTQILLADEVNRTPPKTQSALLEAMEEQQVTLDGQGLSLPELFWVIATQNSLEFEGTYPLPEAQLDRFLFKLVVDYPDAKAEKQMLLNSQAGLQTKRLDLAKLKPIMAVEQILAARKAVQSIQLTDQLVEYLLALVQRSRQHPDLALGASPRAGVAWLQASKAIAWLAHRDYVTPDDIKAVASPVLRHRLILRPEAQLDGLQVDAVIGSMLGQVPVPR, from the coding sequence ATGACCGAACTCAACACTGCCTTTGACCGCCTCTCTGAAGCCCTCAGCAAAATTGTGGTGGGTCAGTTCTCGCTGGTCCAGCAACTGATGGTAGCCCTATTGGCAGGGGGACATGTAATTTTGGAGGGAGTACCCGGTACTGGAAAAACGCTGACCGTAAAAGCGATCGCTCAACTGGTGCAGGCAGAGTTTCGTCGCATTCAGCTAACACCGGATGTGCTGCCCTCCGATATCTTAGGGACAAACATTTTTGACCTGAATACTCGTGACTTTATCCTTAAAAAAGGACCCGTCTTTACTCAAATCTTGCTGGCAGACGAAGTGAACCGCACCCCACCCAAAACTCAGTCTGCCCTGCTGGAAGCAATGGAAGAGCAACAGGTCACGCTGGATGGACAAGGCTTATCGTTACCAGAATTGTTTTGGGTAATTGCTACTCAGAACTCGCTGGAGTTTGAAGGGACCTATCCCCTCCCCGAAGCCCAACTCGATCGCTTCCTGTTCAAACTCGTGGTGGACTATCCCGATGCCAAAGCTGAGAAACAAATGCTGCTCAACAGTCAGGCAGGGCTGCAAACGAAGCGGCTAGATCTGGCAAAGCTGAAGCCAATCATGGCAGTTGAGCAAATTCTGGCAGCTCGCAAAGCTGTGCAATCCATCCAACTGACCGATCAATTGGTGGAATACCTGCTGGCACTGGTGCAGCGATCGCGACAGCATCCCGATCTGGCTCTGGGAGCTTCTCCCCGTGCAGGTGTTGCCTGGTTGCAGGCAAGCAAAGCGATCGCCTGGTTGGCTCACCGTGATTACGTGACACCGGATGACATCAAAGCCGTGGCATCCCCAGTTCTGCGCCATCGCCTCATCCTTCGCCCAGAAGCGCAACTCGACGGGTTACAGGTGGATGCCGTGATTGGCTCAATGTTGGGGCAAGTTCCCGTGCCGCGTTGA
- a CDS encoding hypothetical protein (IMG reference gene:2510096335) gives MTQNVTQWLDEIKVLKQQLAEAQREREEAYASAVNWQRLYETEAQQRRMEAAIAKQTIEALQQEVQTLKGYPFSQSISISDTNLNRIQAMVESLNTPVELKSHLVQALAECDRLMQALQTEQANHAQTRKSLTTALGDAIDALSKKAGEK, from the coding sequence ATGACCCAAAACGTTACGCAGTGGTTGGACGAAATTAAGGTACTCAAGCAGCAACTTGCCGAAGCCCAGCGTGAACGCGAAGAAGCTTATGCCAGTGCTGTGAATTGGCAACGCTTGTATGAAACGGAAGCTCAACAGCGCCGGATGGAAGCTGCAATCGCCAAACAAACCATTGAAGCCTTGCAGCAAGAAGTTCAAACGCTCAAAGGGTATCCCTTCTCTCAATCAATCTCAATCTCAGACACTAACCTGAACCGGATTCAAGCCATGGTTGAAAGCTTAAACACCCCGGTAGAACTAAAGTCTCACTTGGTTCAAGCGTTAGCTGAATGCGATCGCCTCATGCAAGCCCTGCAAACCGAGCAAGCAAACCACGCCCAAACCCGCAAAAGTCTGACCACCGCCCTTGGAGACGCAATCGATGCCCTTTCTAAGAAAGCAGGAGAGAAATAG
- a CDS encoding putative membrane-associated Zn-dependent protease (IMG reference gene:2510096336~PFAM: Peptidase family M50) has translation MYPLFLLPFLLLLLGLTTYFIVQRVSTVTRTPIWLLWVVAMMPAFIWSGWALANGGRKAPPSYLVIIPLVVCLLLYWFLIQWGRVSSPNPGASDGQETTLSRHENSEAPNEMSVLKPIDQSEERSLQTCFPWSIYYLQNIEYRPQAVICRGQLRSKPEVAYQTVRENVEEQFGDRFLVVFQEGTNGKPFFALVANPYSKQSPGQAARDTVTRPILAITLLIITFFTTCFAWLQIAGRLGSTDESAQVSFDVLVQGLPYALSLLLILGAHELAHYLTARRYNIRATLPYFIPVLPLPWFPFGTFGAFIQLRSPIPNRRALFDVGIAGPMVGFIIALPLLIWGLAHSEVVPMPQNPQPFNFQAFDPKFSLLLTLLSKLMLGSVLTAETAIKMHPVAVASSLGLVVTAFNLMPVGQLDGGHIVHAMLGQRAGAMVGQFARLLLLLLSFAQRYLMLWAIILFLMPANDEPALNDVTELDNRRDLWGIVSLAILLLIILPAPSLLTNLLNI, from the coding sequence ATGTATCCCCTATTTTTGCTGCCATTTTTGCTGCTTTTACTGGGACTGACCACATACTTTATTGTGCAGCGAGTCTCCACTGTAACGCGAACACCAATCTGGCTACTGTGGGTGGTCGCTATGATGCCTGCCTTTATCTGGAGTGGATGGGCACTAGCAAATGGAGGTCGCAAAGCTCCTCCATCTTACTTGGTGATTATTCCGTTGGTAGTCTGCTTACTTTTGTATTGGTTTCTAATTCAATGGGGGCGTGTGTCATCGCCTAATCCAGGTGCCTCTGATGGACAAGAAACCACTCTGTCTCGGCACGAGAATTCAGAAGCGCCCAACGAAATGTCCGTCTTGAAGCCAATTGATCAGTCTGAAGAACGCTCTTTGCAAACCTGTTTTCCCTGGTCAATTTACTATCTGCAAAATATTGAATATCGTCCGCAAGCAGTAATCTGTCGGGGGCAGTTACGTAGTAAGCCGGAAGTAGCGTACCAGACCGTTCGCGAAAATGTGGAAGAACAATTTGGCGATCGCTTTCTCGTTGTCTTTCAAGAAGGCACAAATGGCAAACCCTTCTTTGCCTTAGTGGCTAATCCCTATTCCAAACAATCTCCTGGACAGGCAGCCAGAGACACCGTGACGCGCCCCATTCTGGCAATTACGTTATTAATCATTACATTCTTTACGACCTGTTTTGCTTGGTTACAGATTGCTGGCAGGCTCGGTTCCACTGACGAATCTGCACAAGTTTCCTTCGATGTGCTGGTGCAAGGATTGCCCTATGCCCTGTCACTGTTGTTAATTCTGGGTGCTCATGAATTAGCCCACTACCTGACTGCTCGCCGTTACAACATTCGTGCCACCCTGCCTTACTTCATCCCCGTGTTGCCATTGCCCTGGTTTCCGTTTGGCACCTTTGGCGCATTCATTCAGCTGCGATCGCCCATCCCCAATCGGCGAGCACTGTTTGATGTTGGTATTGCTGGTCCAATGGTGGGCTTCATCATTGCCCTGCCATTATTGATTTGGGGACTAGCGCACTCGGAAGTCGTGCCCATGCCGCAAAATCCTCAACCTTTCAACTTTCAGGCATTTGATCCCAAATTTTCCCTGCTGCTCACCCTCCTCAGCAAACTTATGTTAGGCAGCGTCCTTACGGCAGAAACCGCAATCAAAATGCATCCGGTTGCCGTTGCCAGTTCGCTGGGGCTAGTCGTGACAGCTTTTAACCTGATGCCTGTGGGACAACTTGATGGTGGGCACATTGTTCATGCCATGTTGGGGCAACGGGCAGGTGCAATGGTGGGGCAGTTTGCCCGTCTCCTGCTCCTGCTTCTCTCCTTCGCCCAGCGTTATTTAATGCTGTGGGCAATCATTCTCTTCCTCATGCCCGCCAACGATGAACCCGCCCTCAACGATGTGACTGAGTTGGATAACCGTCGGGACCTTTGGGGGATTGTATCGTTAGCAATTTTGCTGTTGATTATTTTGCCTGCTCCCTCCCTGCTGACAAACCTCCTTAATATTTGA
- a CDS encoding Zn-dependent hydrolase, glyoxylase (IMG reference gene:2510096337~PFAM: Metallo-beta-lactamase superfamily): MKSTLSTSQSLARLSKPPRLILSEIGASAAPHHPAIYAFPPNRDTLGGTAYFIVESSASGSVNILVDCPAWNETCQAFLQQHGGVQWLFLTHRNSIGQAQTVQQIFDCNIVMQEQEAYLLPGSKVTTFHHTLTLTPQTRAIWTPGHSPGSSCLYHSGFGGVLFTGRHLLPTPQGVLSPIRIPKTFHWQRQLNSVQKLIDEFSPDTLNIICPGANLGFLRGQLALEQGYDRIKNALATQTAGEK, from the coding sequence ATGAAATCAACCTTGTCTACGTCTCAATCCCTTGCTCGTCTTTCTAAACCACCCAGGCTCATCCTCAGCGAAATAGGAGCCAGTGCCGCCCCTCACCACCCCGCGATCTACGCCTTTCCACCTAACCGCGATACGCTCGGTGGCACTGCCTATTTTATTGTAGAAAGTTCAGCGTCAGGAAGCGTCAATATTCTGGTGGATTGTCCTGCCTGGAACGAAACTTGCCAGGCATTCTTGCAACAACATGGCGGAGTGCAATGGCTGTTTCTCACCCATCGCAACAGCATTGGTCAAGCTCAAACTGTTCAACAAATCTTTGATTGCAACATCGTGATGCAGGAGCAGGAAGCTTATTTACTACCAGGGTCGAAGGTGACAACTTTTCACCATACCTTGACGCTCACTCCCCAAACCCGCGCCATCTGGACTCCTGGACACTCACCTGGATCTTCCTGTTTATATCACAGTGGTTTTGGCGGTGTTCTATTTACTGGAAGGCACTTGCTTCCAACTCCTCAAGGTGTATTAAGTCCAATCCGTATCCCTAAAACCTTCCACTGGCAGCGACAACTCAACAGTGTGCAAAAACTCATTGATGAATTCAGTCCAGATACGTTGAATATCATCTGTCCAGGAGCCAATTTGGGCTTTTTGCGTGGTCAGCTTGCCCTGGAACAGGGTTACGACCGCATCAAAAACGCATTAGCAACCCAGACTGCTGGTGAAAAATAG
- a CDS encoding L-glutaminase (IMG reference gene:2510096338~PFAM: Glutaminase~TIGRFAM: glutaminase A), whose translation MQGFPLSTDSLTPATLEFWLDEARARAIAGRIPAYIPRLGIADRQWLAMQFRLADGRQIQVGDTDRSFALMSVIKPFVVLFLLEQFGSEVVFSTVGMLPSDQPFHSIEQLAADQGFPRNPMINSGAIALAGRLPGETGERRCRALSDWLNVRSGAQLHLDEAMLASVRSVGNETNRAIAQMLAAAGYLDAIEVALDTYNQICCLSGTVDDLARLGLLLASPHEKISVVNQRTVNALMLTCGLYEASGQFAVQIGLPAKSGVSGALLAVVPRYGAIACYSPALDDTGNSIAGLFLLEKLTRSLNLNIFG comes from the coding sequence TTGCAAGGGTTTCCTTTATCAACTGACAGCTTGACCCCGGCAACGTTAGAGTTTTGGTTGGACGAGGCAAGAGCTAGAGCAATCGCCGGACGGATTCCAGCTTACATTCCTCGTTTAGGAATTGCTGATCGTCAATGGTTAGCGATGCAGTTTCGGCTTGCAGATGGCCGACAGATTCAGGTTGGAGATACAGATCGCTCATTTGCCCTTATGAGTGTGATTAAGCCATTTGTGGTGCTGTTTCTGTTGGAGCAGTTTGGCAGCGAGGTAGTTTTTTCGACTGTTGGTATGTTGCCCTCTGATCAACCCTTTCATTCGATTGAGCAACTTGCTGCTGATCAGGGTTTTCCCCGTAACCCCATGATTAATAGTGGGGCGATCGCGCTTGCAGGGCGCTTACCTGGAGAAACAGGTGAACGTCGTTGCCGAGCATTATCTGACTGGCTAAATGTGCGTTCAGGGGCCCAGTTGCACTTAGATGAGGCAATGCTGGCATCCGTGCGGTCAGTGGGCAACGAAACCAATCGGGCGATCGCCCAGATGCTGGCGGCAGCAGGATATTTGGATGCTATTGAAGTTGCACTTGATACTTACAATCAGATCTGCTGCTTATCGGGGACTGTTGATGATCTGGCGCGCCTTGGGTTATTGCTGGCATCTCCCCACGAAAAAATCTCAGTCGTGAATCAGCGGACTGTCAATGCCTTGATGCTCACCTGCGGGTTGTATGAAGCGTCTGGACAGTTTGCTGTTCAAATCGGATTACCTGCCAAATCAGGTGTGAGTGGGGCGCTGCTAGCAGTCGTGCCTCGCTACGGGGCGATCGCCTGCTACAGCCCTGCCCTGGATGATACTGGCAACTCCATAGCAGGATTATTTTTGCTAGAAAAACTGACACGATCGCTCAACCTCAACATCTTTGGGTAA
- a CDS encoding carbon dioxide concentrating mechanism/carboxysome shell protein (IMG reference gene:2510096339~PFAM: BMC domain), which translates to MPQAVGSIETKGFPAVLAAADAMVKAGRITLVGYIRAGSARFTVNIRGDVSEVKRAVEAGVDAASKVEGGTVETWVIIPNPHENVEVVLPIGFNDDVERFRMAVEGRPLLGAPNGAPGQ; encoded by the coding sequence ATGCCGCAAGCGGTTGGATCAATTGAAACAAAAGGTTTTCCTGCTGTACTCGCTGCTGCTGATGCAATGGTGAAAGCGGGGCGAATTACGTTGGTTGGTTACATTCGGGCAGGGAGCGCCCGGTTTACGGTCAACATCCGGGGCGACGTTTCGGAGGTGAAGCGAGCAGTAGAAGCAGGTGTAGATGCTGCCAGTAAAGTTGAGGGTGGTACGGTAGAAACCTGGGTTATTATCCCGAATCCCCATGAAAACGTGGAAGTTGTGCTGCCGATTGGCTTTAATGACGATGTTGAGCGATTTCGCATGGCAGTAGAAGGGCGGCCACTGCTAGGCGCTCCGAATGGGGCACCAGGGCAGTAA
- a CDS encoding carbon dioxide concentrating mechanism/carboxysome shell protein (IMG reference gene:2510096340~PFAM: BMC domain) gives MPLAVGVIQTDGFPPVLAAADAMVKCGNVTLVYFGLAERAEFLVAVRGRTAEVRRAVEAGKAAADATPPTGRLVSHYIVPNPPENVESVMPIDFTARVERFRV, from the coding sequence ATGCCGCTTGCGGTTGGAGTGATTCAAACAGATGGGTTTCCTCCTGTGTTGGCAGCCGCAGATGCAATGGTCAAATGTGGCAATGTGACGCTGGTGTATTTTGGCTTGGCAGAGCGAGCTGAGTTTTTGGTTGCTGTTCGCGGGCGCACCGCTGAAGTTCGACGGGCAGTGGAAGCAGGCAAAGCCGCTGCAGATGCAACTCCACCGACTGGGCGATTAGTGTCGCACTACATCGTTCCTAACCCACCTGAGAACGTTGAAAGTGTTATGCCTATCGACTTCACTGCGAGAGTAGAGCGGTTCCGGGTATAG
- a CDS encoding DNA repair exonuclease (IMG reference gene:2510096341~PFAM: Calcineurin-like phosphoesterase~TIGRFAM: TIGR04168 family protein): protein MTQVAADRVIKIAVVGDVHDQWEVEDGEALCHLGVDLVLFVGDLGNESIDVVRAIAALDLPKAVILGNHDAWYTATDWGRKKCPYDRTQNDRFQQQLELLGDTHVGYSYLDFLELGVSVVGARPFSWGGSEWKHTEFYQKRYGVSSFAESTARIVHAAEQAAHNRLILLGHCGPFGLGDRPEDPCGKDWQPLGGDHGDPDMAAAIAAIRQRGKTIPLVAFGHMHHTLRHTKQYLRTPIATDAETLYLNAASVPRIVHTPTRQRNFSLVYLYQGQVQQASLVWLGEGYAIASERILYDSSTPQPEMAAAQRIA from the coding sequence ATGACACAGGTAGCGGCAGATCGGGTGATCAAAATTGCAGTAGTGGGCGATGTGCATGATCAATGGGAGGTGGAAGACGGTGAAGCGCTATGCCACCTGGGAGTTGATCTAGTGCTGTTTGTGGGAGATTTAGGTAATGAATCAATCGATGTGGTGCGGGCGATCGCTGCGTTAGACTTGCCCAAAGCTGTCATCCTGGGTAATCATGATGCCTGGTATACCGCAACTGATTGGGGACGCAAGAAGTGTCCATATGATCGCACGCAAAACGATCGCTTTCAGCAGCAGCTAGAGTTGTTGGGTGATACCCATGTAGGATACAGCTATTTAGATTTTCTGGAGCTTGGGGTTTCCGTAGTGGGTGCTCGTCCGTTTAGCTGGGGTGGCTCCGAGTGGAAACATACTGAGTTTTACCAGAAACGTTATGGTGTATCGAGTTTTGCTGAATCAACTGCTCGTATTGTCCATGCAGCGGAGCAGGCTGCTCACAACAGGCTGATTTTATTAGGACATTGTGGACCATTTGGATTAGGCGATCGCCCCGAAGACCCTTGTGGCAAAGATTGGCAACCGCTGGGTGGAGACCATGGTGATCCAGATATGGCAGCCGCGATCGCAGCAATTCGGCAACGAGGCAAAACGATTCCTCTAGTTGCATTTGGGCACATGCACCACACCCTGCGCCACACCAAACAATACCTCCGGACTCCAATTGCAACAGATGCAGAAACACTCTACTTAAACGCTGCCAGCGTACCCCGCATTGTGCATACTCCTACCCGTCAACGCAATTTTTCTCTGGTTTACTTGTATCAGGGGCAGGTGCAGCAAGCCTCTCTTGTATGGTTGGGTGAGGGGTACGCGATCGCGTCTGAACGAATCCTGTATGATTCATCAACCCCTCAGCCTGAAATGGCCGCAGCCCAACGGATTGCCTGA
- a CDS encoding Zn-dependent oxidoreductase, NADPH:quinone reductase (IMG reference gene:2510096343~PFAM: Alcohol dehydrogenase GroES-like domain; Zinc-binding dehydrogenase), producing MTAIGTPDVLQLADVAPPMQPTATELAIRLKAAGVNPIDTKLRQRGTFYPDKMPAILGCDGAGIVEAVGNAVQRFRPGDEVYFCNGGLGDRPGTYAEYAIVDERFVARKPRTLSFAVAAAAPLVLITAWEALYDRARLQPGQRVLIHAGAGGVGHVAVQLARLQGASVATTVSTGIKAEFVRQLGAECIIPYRDTDFVEATLAWTNGQGVDVAFDTVGGSTFGKSFEAVQIYGDVVTILEPDASTNWKIARTRNQRISFELMLTPMLKGLVDDQIAQAKILEQCARLIDEGKLQIRCDRTFPLAQAAAAHRLLETGGFCGKLALEI from the coding sequence ATGACCGCAATAGGTACTCCTGATGTTCTGCAACTGGCAGATGTTGCGCCCCCTATGCAACCAACCGCAACAGAGCTAGCCATACGACTCAAAGCGGCTGGGGTCAACCCAATCGATACAAAATTACGACAACGCGGCACGTTTTATCCTGATAAGATGCCTGCAATTTTAGGCTGTGATGGAGCAGGCATTGTAGAAGCCGTTGGTAACGCAGTGCAGCGGTTTCGTCCTGGTGATGAAGTCTACTTTTGCAACGGTGGCTTGGGCGATCGCCCAGGCACCTATGCAGAGTATGCGATCGTCGATGAACGGTTTGTCGCCCGCAAACCACGCACCCTCAGTTTTGCAGTCGCCGCCGCTGCGCCATTGGTGCTGATCACAGCCTGGGAAGCCCTATACGATCGCGCTCGATTGCAACCTGGGCAACGAGTACTGATCCACGCCGGTGCAGGAGGCGTTGGGCACGTCGCTGTGCAGTTAGCACGTCTACAGGGAGCCAGCGTGGCAACAACCGTGAGCACAGGCATTAAAGCCGAGTTTGTTCGACAACTCGGTGCCGAGTGCATCATTCCCTACCGAGACACTGATTTTGTGGAAGCAACTTTAGCCTGGACCAATGGACAAGGAGTCGATGTGGCGTTTGACACAGTCGGTGGCTCGACCTTTGGCAAAAGCTTTGAGGCAGTGCAAATTTATGGTGATGTTGTGACGATTTTGGAGCCAGACGCTTCAACTAACTGGAAAATTGCTCGCACCCGCAACCAACGAATCAGCTTCGAGCTAATGCTAACTCCAATGCTGAAAGGTCTAGTGGATGATCAAATTGCCCAAGCCAAAATTTTGGAACAGTGTGCTCGGCTGATTGATGAGGGCAAGTTGCAGATTCGGTGCGATCGCACTTTTCCACTGGCACAGGCAGCCGCAGCCCATCGCCTTCTCGAAACTGGAGGATTCTGTGGCAAACTGGCGTTAGAAATTTAA
- a CDS encoding hypothetical protein (IMG reference gene:2510096344), producing MLSRSPVFTLLHKRVLTATGFAILAITPTLATASTFAPQSSSVNNQFIGQTQPSPSLLNNMVQQSWLIASRDDNDKKERKQGHKKDVRETREVQIVHLDLNRAKNLARQAAEAANGGLKYYRAEASMHGPAAQCPYVDNGDSWTFTFLGGRPGSTVMTTESVVTVYKNTPRVVVVYNGAIRNVRQTQIQSFTSNQRTVLVDLLRGNCGCNYLLSDSLRTQIISQTRSLPPGVQKQLLRGKGLPPGIAKKIVKLPKQVNTYINLPTQYDLVVVGSNLVLLDQVRYVVVDYISNII from the coding sequence ATGTTGTCACGTTCACCTGTGTTCACCCTTTTACACAAACGTGTTTTAACTGCTACCGGATTTGCAATTCTGGCAATCACGCCTACCCTTGCTACAGCGTCTACCTTTGCACCTCAGTCTAGCAGCGTGAATAACCAGTTCATTGGTCAAACTCAACCATCACCTAGCCTGCTTAATAACATGGTTCAGCAAAGCTGGCTTATCGCTAGTCGGGATGATAATGATAAGAAGGAGCGTAAACAGGGGCATAAGAAAGATGTTCGCGAAACTCGAGAAGTTCAAATTGTGCATTTGGATCTAAACCGGGCGAAAAACCTGGCTCGCCAAGCTGCAGAGGCAGCAAATGGAGGACTGAAATATTATCGTGCCGAAGCTTCCATGCATGGTCCTGCAGCTCAATGTCCCTATGTGGATAATGGAGATTCCTGGACCTTTACGTTCTTAGGCGGGCGTCCTGGCTCCACTGTCATGACTACTGAGAGTGTAGTGACAGTCTACAAGAACACCCCACGGGTTGTTGTTGTCTACAATGGGGCAATTCGCAATGTTCGACAGACTCAAATTCAAAGTTTTACATCCAATCAACGTACAGTATTGGTTGACTTATTGCGTGGCAATTGTGGTTGCAACTACCTGCTGAGTGATTCACTCCGGACTCAAATCATTAGCCAGACGCGATCGCTGCCACCTGGTGTTCAAAAGCAACTCTTGCGTGGTAAAGGGTTACCTCCTGGCATCGCCAAGAAAATAGTGAAATTGCCGAAACAGGTGAACACTTACATCAATTTGCCAACCCAATATGATTTAGTGGTTGTCGGTTCCAATCTAGTGTTATTAGATCAGGTGCGCTACGTTGTTGTCGATTACATTTCCAACATCATTTAA